TGTACCCATCAACCTCGAATCTGGCCACGTGCTCATTGATAAGGGCGCACACATTGAAGCAAACGCGGTCATTATCGCCACCGTCAACGAGGGCGTGTTCACCTGGGCGTGGGCTGATTCGCAGTTGGCTAAGCTGCGCTGGCAGACCCCAGCTAACCGGTTACGTCAATTTGGCATCGATAAGCTTGTGCCCGCTTTGGTACGCCAAAGCCTTCCTGCCGACACCGCGCGCGAGCTAGCCCTCCCCCAGGCTGCCATGCCGATTTTGAATATGTGGAAGGTGGTTACGGTTCACCTCAACGAAGACACCACAGGCATTGCTCTTATCGATGCCCCCGAATTGCAACTGCCTGCCCTCAGCCCAGCCGTTGAATCTGCTGTCCTGCAATATGGCCCACCGGCGCACATCAATTCCAACCGTGCTTTTGAGGCCTACCAGGCCATGCGCGGTGCCCATCGCGCTGAGGTGCCCAGCCGCTAAAGAGTTCCTAGAGCGTTCCTAGAGCGTCGCGATGATGAGCACTGCAACCAGGATGACTGGCAGGCCGAGTAGCGCACCCATCGCGACCCAAGAGCCTTTGTGCGCCATGTTGAATGTGCTGTTGAGATCGCGGTGCACCATCATGTTGGGGTCTTCCGGGTTGTAGTAGAACATTCCCCACTTCATGTGCTTGCTTATTTTGGGATCTGGATATTGCTCATCAACCCATCTTTGGACCCCTGCCATCTGCCACAGCAAGGCCACCACCACGAGGATTAAGCCGACGATGAGGAGTGGCGAGAATATCTCCACCGTTGTGATGGAGAAATACATGCTCACCACGATGATCAGGTTGAGAACGAACATCCACAGCCCCAGGGGCTTGAGCATGGAATTTGTCATTGCCCGCGAGCGCGCGATCTTCCAGTCCTCGCCCCGTAAATGCTTGGCATGCTGGTGCATAAATGCGAAAGAACCAGCAACCGTTGCCGTGAAAATTAATGTGGGCAGTCCAAACATGAAGATCATTTGCTGCCACGTCTTCTCCGTGAAGGCATCCGCTTCCCCACGCGCATTCCAATGCGAAGGGAATGGATCTGGTATCTCTTCCCAGTTGAAATACACAGCTAGAAGCGCAAATCCGCCCGTGGCCAGAATCAGCCATACCCAAATCCAGGGTGGATTCTTCAGCTCGGGCATCTGCGGTTCACGGTGTAGGGCCATGGCTTGAGCCTATCAAATGAGCCCTAGATCTTTAGGGCCTCGTGGATGGCGTCTAGGTCGACCTCAGCGGTATCCGCTGGGTTGAAGGCGGCGTCACGGGTCTTTTCCACCAGCACGGCGCGCACGCCCTCGATGAAATCATCGCGGGAGCGGATGTAGCGGCCCAAGGATTCTTCGCGCTTGAGTGCCTCAACGATGTCGTCTTCTTTCGCGTGGGCTTCAAACAGCTCATTGGAGGCAACAACTGAGGTTGGGCATGCCGATGCCAAGTACTCTGCGGTCTGGTTCGCAAAGTCTTTATCCGCAGCCTTCAATGCCTCTTGGATTTCTGCCCAGGTTGCGCGGTTGAAGGTGGATTCGATGTGCTCGATAACGCTGGCCAACGGTGCTTCCTCTTCTGGCACATAGGAGTGCTTTTCCAAGGCAGCCTCGACGCCGTGGGCGATGATTGCCTCTAGAATCTCGTCTGCGTCCTTGACCACGTGCGTTGCCGCACCAGACCAGAGCATGTCTGCGGCGTACATGCGGTAGCCGGTAATAGACCAGTACTTAGCCAAGGCCGTGGAAGACTTCCCGCGAGTGCCCACCATGCGTTGCGCGGCGTGGGAAACACCCACGTCAGTGAAGTAGCCAATGGACATCTCTGGCATGGATGCAAAGGCATTTTCTGTCACCACGCGGTGCGAGCCATGGATGGAAATGCCCAGTCCACCGCCCATGACCACACCATTAATGATGGCGATTAGCGGTTTGGTGCAATTAGAAAGCTCACCGTTGACCGTGTACTCACTGGCGAAGAAATCATCCACGACACCTGCGTTGCCATCGACGATGTTGTCGCGCGCATAGCGCACGTCACCGCCGGCACAGAATGCCTTTGGGTTGGTGGTGTACAACACGATCTGGTCGATGGAATCATCGTTTTCCCAGGCCCGGACAGCATCCCCGATGATGTCAATCATCTCTGGAGTCAGCGAGTTCAGCGCCTTGGGGCGGTTCAATTCGATGAGTCCGGTACGCTGGCGAACTGACGTAAGTACAGGTGCGGTTGATTCAGCAGTTTCAGTCATGCACCCCAGTTTTACACAAGTATCGAGGTTTTTCTCATGGTTTATCCGCGACTCATCGCCCTAGACATGGACGGCACTTTGTTAGATGGCGAGAGTAAGGTGCCAGAAGATTTCTGGCCGCTGCTCAAGCGCGCGGAGGAGCTCGGTGTAGTTATCGCTCCGGCCTCGGGCCGCCAGCTAGCCACTTTGCAAGACCAGTTTGGCGATGACCTTTCATATATCGCCGAAAATGGCACCGCGATTGCGCACCAGGGCAAGATCATTGACGTTTCCGTGCTTCCCGATGACGCTGTGTACCGCATTCTTGATGCACTGCAGTCCGTCACTGTTGAGCACGATGTGGTGCTGTGCACCCCAACCGTCGGCTACGTCTCCGAGGACGCCAACCCGGATACTTTCACCCAGTTGGAGAAGTACTACTACTCGCGTGAAAGCGTTGCTGAGCTGCGCTCAATGGTTGAAGGCTCTGACATCATCAAGGTGGCGATCTATTGCGCTGCTGGTTCGGAAGAGTTCATCGCTCCGGTTATCTTTGAAGCTATCCCCGACCACAACGTTGCTGTATCCGGCCAAGCCTGGGTGGATATCATGCCCGCCGGAGCGAATAAGGGCGCGGCCCTTCATCACATGGCTGAGAAACTCGGAATCAGCATCGAGGAAACCGCAGCCTTCGGTGACTACCTCAATGACTTTGAGCTCCTGCAAGAAGCCGGCACCGCAGTTGCGATGGACAACGCTCACCCGAAGCTGAAAGAAATCGCCGACCTCATCGCACCTTCCAACCTCGACCACGGTGTAATTACTGTTCTCACCGAATGGTTCGACAAGATGCAAGCTGAAGTCGAAACCCAGCGGGCGAATAGGTAGGCACACATACGCTCAGGCACCCAACTTGAGGTGAATATAATAACTGGATAAAACAACAGCCCGCTGCTATGAAGACCTGATTTCTTCAGGTTCTTGTTATAGCAGCGGGCTTGTTTGATTCTAGCCAGTTGGTTATTCCAACTGACTAGGCTAGTGGACTAGTCGACCTTGAACTCGGCCATCTTGTCCCACTCGGTCTTGCCGTCAATCTTGAAGTTGATGATGTCCGGAGTTTCGAGCAGGTACTGAGGGAATTCCTTGCAGGAGCGCTCAAAGTGCTCGCTTTGAACGTGGGTTACATCCTCGCCGTCCTTGTATGCCTCTACGAGGAGGAAGCGCTGGGAATCTTCAGGGTCGCGGAACCACTTGAATTCCAAGCAACCTGGCTCAGCGTTGCAGGCTTCGGTGTACCAGTTGATGTCATCGAGGAAGGTATCAGCGTACTCGGGCTTTACGTGAAATTTAACGTTAATGAAGATCATGGCGCCCATAGTACCCACGGTTCAAAAGAACTTCACGGATAAAGGCATTACTTCGCTTCTTCGACGATGTCATCCCAAAACTTCGTGTCATCATCAAGCTCAGTTGATCCATCCGAGTCATCCGCGTAGTCCTCAGAGTCATAATCCTCAGAGTCTTCGTCCACGGCGTTCTTCTTGCGACGACGCTTCTTCCGCTGCGGTGCAATACCTGGGCATGACCACATGAGGCCTGCTGCAATGACACCGGCGGCTACTGCACCGATGATCTTTTGGTCTTCCGGAACGAAGAAGAGCGCGAGCGCCACAATCACGATGATGA
This region of Corynebacterium casei LMG S-19264 genomic DNA includes:
- a CDS encoding DUF1648 domain-containing protein translates to MALHREPQMPELKNPPWIWVWLILATGGFALLAVYFNWEEIPDPFPSHWNARGEADAFTEKTWQQMIFMFGLPTLIFTATVAGSFAFMHQHAKHLRGEDWKIARSRAMTNSMLKPLGLWMFVLNLIIVVSMYFSITTVEIFSPLLIVGLILVVVALLWQMAGVQRWVDEQYPDPKISKHMKWGMFYYNPEDPNMMVHRDLNSTFNMAHKGSWVAMGALLGLPVILVAVLIIATL
- a CDS encoding 3-hydroxyisobutyryl-CoA hydrolase, translated to MTETAESTAPVLTSVRQRTGLIELNRPKALNSLTPEMIDIIGDAVRAWENDDSIDQIVLYTTNPKAFCAGGDVRYARDNIVDGNAGVVDDFFASEYTVNGELSNCTKPLIAIINGVVMGGGLGISIHGSHRVVTENAFASMPEMSIGYFTDVGVSHAAQRMVGTRGKSSTALAKYWSITGYRMYAADMLWSGAATHVVKDADEILEAIIAHGVEAALEKHSYVPEEEAPLASVIEHIESTFNRATWAEIQEALKAADKDFANQTAEYLASACPTSVVASNELFEAHAKEDDIVEALKREESLGRYIRSRDDFIEGVRAVLVEKTRDAAFNPADTAEVDLDAIHEALKI
- a CDS encoding Cof-type HAD-IIB family hydrolase, with protein sequence MVYPRLIALDMDGTLLDGESKVPEDFWPLLKRAEELGVVIAPASGRQLATLQDQFGDDLSYIAENGTAIAHQGKIIDVSVLPDDAVYRILDALQSVTVEHDVVLCTPTVGYVSEDANPDTFTQLEKYYYSRESVAELRSMVEGSDIIKVAIYCAAGSEEFIAPVIFEAIPDHNVAVSGQAWVDIMPAGANKGAALHHMAEKLGISIEETAAFGDYLNDFELLQEAGTAVAMDNAHPKLKEIADLIAPSNLDHGVITVLTEWFDKMQAEVETQRANR
- a CDS encoding putative quinol monooxygenase, whose product is MIFINVKFHVKPEYADTFLDDINWYTEACNAEPGCLEFKWFRDPEDSQRFLLVEAYKDGEDVTHVQSEHFERSCKEFPQYLLETPDIINFKIDGKTEWDKMAEFKVD